In Daphnia magna isolate NIES linkage group LG7, ASM2063170v1.1, whole genome shotgun sequence, a single genomic region encodes these proteins:
- the LOC116926762 gene encoding chondroitin sulfate synthase 1 has product MEGINAISKERGRVIDFKELLYGYYRVNPRLAFDYILDLLLVYKKYRGRKMIFPVRRHAYLQQAFGPLQLRRSPLVAHESSNRIHFVLPLSGRLAIFQRFMNNFQRVCVEPDENVRLVIVLYPTMENEDPSDEIKSIVLAFQRRIRGRKLQVELIERQEAFARAAALETGKSSCQLEDDCLLAFIDVDMVFTEKTLHHIRSHTIRGRQVYFPIVFSQFDPSFRAPLTYSVDSEIAVDVFEIDDDRGYWRFYGFGIVSVYRSDLERVGGMNTSIHGWGQEDVDLYDRTVAHADLAVFRAPDPALVHVFHPIACDGSKLTDKQKKMCIGTRAGTYASQQRLARYWIDNHSYAGE; this is encoded by the coding sequence ATGGAAGGGATCAATGCCATCTCGAAAGAAAGAGGTCGTGTCATTGACTTCAAAGAGCTACTCTACGGATATTACCGAGTCAACCCGCGACTCGCCTTTGACTACATACTGGACTTGCTCTTGGTGTACAAGAAGTACCGAGGGCGAAAAATGATATTTCCCGTCCGGCGGCATGCGTACCTTCAACAGGCGTTTGGACCTTTGCAATTGCGTAGGAGCCCTCTAGTCGCTCACGAGTCTTCCAATAGGATACATTTTGTTCTACCACTCTCCGGCCGATTGGCTATTTTTCAGCGTTTTATGAACAATTTTCAACGCGTCTGCGTAGAACCTGACGAAAATGTTCGACTGGTCATTGTCCTGTACCCTACAATGGAAAACGAGGATCCATCTGATGAGATCAAGAGCATCGTACTGGCTTTTCAAAGGCGAATTCGTGGTCGCAAGCTTCAAGTGGAACTGATTGAGCGACAAGAAGCGTTCGCTCGTGCAGCTGCCTTGGAAACGGGCAAATCGAGCTGTCAACTCGAAGATGATTGTCTGTTGGCCTTTATTGACGTGGATATGGTTTTCACAGAGAAAACGTTGCACCACATCAGATCGCATACGATCCGTGGCCGCCAAGTGTACTTCCCCATTGTTTTCAGTCAGTTTGATCCGTCTTTCAGAGCCCCGCTGACCTATTCTGTTGACTCTGAAATCGCTGTTGACGTCTTCGAGATCGACGACGACCGGGGGTACTGGCGTTTCTACGGCTTTGGTATCGTTAGCGTCTATCGCAGTGACCTGGAGAGGGTGGGTGGCATGAACACGTCCATTCATGGATGGGGCCAAGAGGATGTCGATCTTTACGATCGAACCGTAGCCCACGCGGATTTGGCTGTTTTCCGGGCACCTGATCCCGCACTCGTCCACGTCTTCCACCCGATTGCCTGCGATGGTTCCAAATTGACGGACAAGCAGAAGAAGATGTGCATCGGTACACGTGCAGGAACTTATGCGAGTCAACAGCGGCTGGCCCGTTATTGGATTGACAATCACTCGTACGCAGGCGAATAA
- the LOC116926806 gene encoding C-type lectin 37Da-like gives MYAYNLPSIVACIFGVLLFNGQVSQQFAVDVIPQQGSGVVHADSHSAVGEKAVTPTACEGSIGNNKCIKIKDKCTCYVNQQLPWRKAFEFCKTNRKDLISIETAKEQADIESFLMPFILEDQVAQKTGGVWTSGTQVPALDTYYWASKQTVFSFANWVYGEPNSDGTPQCVRITLTPEGTWATASCKEAHLPFICQD, from the exons ATGTACGCATACAACTTACCAAGTATCGTGGCCTGCATCTTTGGTGTCCTCTTGTTCAACG GACAAGTTAGTCAGCAGTTTGCTGTAGATGTAATACCTCAGCAAGGATCAGGTGTAGTCCACGCAGACTCACATTCAGCCGTAGGAGAGAAGGCAGTGACACCAACag CCTGTGAAGGTAGTATCGGAAATAACAAATGCATCAAAATTAAAGATAAATGCACATGCTACGTAAATCAGCAG TTACCTTGGCGGAAAGCTTTCGAATTCTGCAAAACCAATCGCAAGGATCTAATCAGCATTGAAACAGCAAAAGAGCAAGCAGACATTGAAAGTTTCTTAATGCCTTTTATCCTAGAAG ACCAAGTCGCTCAGAAAACCGGAGGTGTCTGGACGTCAGGGACACAAGTTCCAGCATTAGATACTTACTACTGGGCATCTAAACAGACAGTCTTCTCTTTCGCCAACTGGGTCTATGGTGAGCCCAACAGTGATGGAACCCCTCAGTGTGTTCGCATCACGCTTACACCAGAAGGTACCTGGGCCACCGCGTCATGCAAAGAAGCACACCTACCATTCATTTGCCAAGATTAA
- the LOC116926805 gene encoding dual specificity mitogen-activated protein kinase kinase 4, whose translation MSTEEQQAEDKRSRLRPLSFSGLPTKCLSPSSAIAPIQSFPMEKWNITDVNNSPGKLQISPELVYDFTAEDLQDMGEIGRGNFGSVNKMLHIKTNTVMAVKRIRSTVDEKEQKQLLMDLDVVMRSNKCQFIVLFYGALFTEGDCWICMELMDISLDKFYRFTHQRLNEKIPESILGKMAFATVQALNYLKEKLEIIHRDVKPSNILMDRRGNIKLCDFGISGQLVDSIAKTRDAGCRPYMAPERIDPQSSARGYDIRSDVWSLGITLIEIATGKFPYPHWNSVFDQLTQVVHGDPPRLISSYSKNPTNNSSSKNGNLVQECPFSDEFVNLVNTCMQKDARQRPKYSELLLHPFLLASKAKQVDVSAYVDNTLQRIETLGLTVADLQMD comes from the exons ATGTCGACAGAAGAACAGCAAG CGGAAGACAAGCGAAGCAGACTGAGACCTCTTTCATTCTCTGGATTACCAACTAAATGTCTATCACCTAGTAGTGCAATTGCCCCCATTCAATCTTTTCCTAT GGAAAAATGGAATATCACTGATGTCAACAATTCCCCAGGAAAGCTGCAGATATCGCCTGAATTA gTTTACGATTTCACAGCGGAAGACCTGCAAGACATGGGAGAAATTGGTAGAGGAAATTTTGGAAGTGTCAATAAAATGCTCCACATCAAAACAAATACTGTCATGGCTGTCAAG AGAATTCGTTCCACTGTTGATGAAAAAGAACAGAAACAATTGCTGATGGACCTTGATGTTGTCATGAGAAGCAATAAGTGCCAATTTATTGTACTTTTTTATGGAGCATTGTTTACTGAG GGTGACTGCTGGATTTGCATGGAATTAATGGATATTTCTCTGGATAAGTTTTATCGTTTTACACACCAGCGGCTTAATGAGAAGATTCCTGAATCCATTCTGGGGAAAATGGCTTTTGCG ACTGTGCAAGCCTTGAACTATTTGAAGGAGAAGTTGGAGATCATTCATCGTGACGTAAAGCCGTCTAATATTCTAATGGACAGGCGCGGGAACATCAAACTGTGCGACTTTGGTATTTCGGGACAGCTAGTCGATTCCATCGCCAAAACCCGAGATGCTGGATGCCGACCATACATGGCT CCCGAACGGATCGATCCACAGTCTTCCGCACGAGGCTACGACATACGCAGTGATGTTTGGTCACTGGGGATTACCTTAATCGAAATAGCTACCGGCAAGTTCCCGTATCCCCACTGGAACTCTGTATTCGATCAGCTGACACAG GTGGTGCATGGAGATCCGCCCAGACTGATCTCTAGCTACAGTAAAAATCCGACCAACAACTCAAGTTCCAAAAATGGAAACTTGGTTCAAGAGTGCCCATTTTCAGAtgaatttgtgaatttggTAAACACTTG CATGCAAAAAGATGCGAGACAACGACCAAAGTACTCCGAGCTTCTCCTACATCCTTTCTTGTTGGCTAGCAAGGCAAAACAAGTCGATGTTAGCGCCTATGTCGACAACACCCTACAGCGCATCGAGACCCTCGGTTTGACGGTCGCCGACTTGCAAATGGATTAG